From Apium graveolens cultivar Ventura chromosome 9, ASM990537v1, whole genome shotgun sequence, the proteins below share one genomic window:
- the LOC141686132 gene encoding linoleate 13S-lipoxygenase 3-1, chloroplastic-like gives MHPKEIINKDEGGTPVEPTKFKSLVGGLRYLVHTRLDIAYSVGIISRFMERPTMMHLAAAKHSDLVGHIEDRKSTGGMVFYLNNSLITCSSQKQRYVALSSCEAEFMAATAAACQAVWLRKLLTQITSYSIGPITLFIDNKSAIDLAKNPVFHGRSKHIDIRYHFIRECVENGEIIVKHVRSEEQRADSLTKALTTFKFENMRTLLGVKLYLHLKLTFLDRIATRTIFFLTSVGTLKPIAIELSLPANGPDSDSKHVITPPVDATSNWMWQLAKAHVCSNDVGVHQLANHWLRTHACMEPFILSAYRQLSAMHPIYKLLEPHMGYTLVINAIARQTLISVDGVIESCFTPGHYCMEISASAYKNWRFNLEGLPGDLIRRGMAEPDPTKPHGLKLLIEDYPYVADGLLIWDAIESWVSTYVKRYYTESSIICNDKELQAWYTESINVGHADLCHESWWPKLATLEDLTSVLTTLIRLA, from the exons ATGCACCCTAAGGAAATTATCAACAAGGATGAGGGAGGTACTCCTGTGGAACCTACAAAATTTAAGAGTCTGGTTGGTGGTTTGAGATATCTGGTCCACACTAGGCTAGATATTGCTTATTCTGTAGGCATCATTAGCAGATTCATGGAAAGGCCCACAATGATGCATTTGGCAGCAGCTAAAC ACAGCGACCTTGTAGGACATATAGAGGACAGGAAAAGTACCGGAGGTATGGTGTTCTATCTAAACAATAGTTTGATTACATGTTCCTCACAGAAACAAAGGTATGTGGCGCTTTCCTCTTGTGAGGCTGAATTCATGGCAGCAACTGCAGCTGCGTGTCAAGCCGTGTGGTTGAGGAAATTGCTAACTCAAATTACCAGCTATAGCATCGGTCCGATAACTCTGTTTATTGACAACAAGTCAGCCATTGATTTGGCTAAAAATCCAGTCTTTCACGGTCGAAGTAAACATATAGACATACGctatcatttcattcgagagtGTGTCGAAAATGGAGAAATTATTGTGAAGCATGTGAGATCTGAAGAACAGCGTGCAGACTCCCTTACCAAGGCTCTTACTACATTCAAATTCGAGAACATGAGGACTCTGCTTGGAGTTAAACTTTAT TTGCACTTAAAGCTAACATTTCTTGATCGGATTGCGACGCGTACCATATTTTTCCTGACTTCTGTAGGCACTCTTAAGCCTATAGCCATTGAGCTTAGCCTCCCTGCAAATGGACCTGATTCAGATTCAAAGCATGTGATTACACCTCCAGTTGATGCCACTAGCAACTGGATGTGGCAGCTTGCAAAAGCCCATGTTTGCTCCAATGATGTTGGAGTTCATCAACTTGCCAACCATTG GTTGCGTACACATGCGTGCATGGAGCCCTTTATATTGTCTGCATATAGGCAATTAAGCGCAATGCACCCCATATATAAGCTGCTAGAACCACACATGGGATACACTCTTGTTATAAATGCTATAGCTCGCCAGACTCTTATTAGTGTTGATGGTGTTATCGAGTCTTGTTTCACTCCTGGGCATTACTGCATGGAGATCAGTGCCTCTGCCTATAAGAATTGGCGCTTTAATTTAGAGGGTCTTCCGGGCGATTTAATCAGAAG GGGAATGGCAGAACCAGACCCAACAAAACCTCATGGTTTAAAACTCCTTATTGAGGACTACCCATATGTTGCTGATGGGCTTCTAATCTGGGATGCCATTGAGAGCTGGGTAAGTACATACGTGAAACGTTACTACACAGAATCGAGTATAATCTGCAACGACAAAGAGCTCCAAGCCTGGTACACTGAATCCATAAATGTCGGCCATGCTGATTTGTGCCATGAAAGCTGGTGGCCCAAATTAGCCACCCTTGAAGATCTCACTTCAGTTCTTACCACCCTCATCCGGCTTGCTTAG
- the LOC141686133 gene encoding uncharacterized protein LOC141686133 codes for MLYASALPFSLLKNPFFRRFCWRLSNSKVAGYVPPTYNRMRTTLLEQEKAHINVLLQPFRDSWKKRGVSLCSDGWGDRQKRPLINVMAASGGNSMFIKSFDTSGNIKDFDYVASLFLNVIDQEGADKVVQIITDNAANFKAAGLSIEAKYPHIFWTPCVVHSLNLALKSICEPTVNSNHFENCKWISTLISDCDEITMFILNHGKALTLFQKHSNHMLVKTAETHFASHVIMAQRLLLVKTSLEKTVLDPNWKTFRKTNLEFKADHVKECVISDRWWDKLEYFIGFTSPIYNMIRLGDTDTPCLHLIYDMWDTMIEEVREKVFKEEGVDLKMGESSFFNGIQHILEARWNKSNTPLHCMAHSLVPKYYIQTWLESGSGIVPRVAPNEARRFLLIGPSALKKCFQIQMI; via the coding sequence ATGTTATATGCATCTGCTCTACCATTCTCATTACTCAAGAATCCATTCTTTCGTCGATTTTGTTGGAGACTATCAAATAGCAAGGTGGCTGGCTATGTTCCTCCGACATATAATAGGATGAGGACTACCTTACTTGAGCAAGAAAAGGCACACATTAATGTTTTGCTCCAACCATTTCGAGATTCTTGGAAGAAAAGAGGAGTTTCATTGTGCTCTGATGGGTGGGGAGATAGGCAAAAGAGGCCACTAATCAATGTCATGGCAGCTTCGGGAGGAAATTCTATGTTCATCAAATCATTTGATACAAGTGGCAATATAAAAGATTTTGATTATGTTGCAAGTTTGTTTCTGAATGTTATTGATCAAGAAGGGGCTGATAAAGTGGTTCAGATCATCACCGACAATGCTGCTAACTTCAAGGCAGCTGGTTTAAGCATCGAGGCAAAGTACCCGCACATTTTCTGGACTCCATGTGTGGTTCACTCGCTTAATTTGGCTCTCAAGTCCATTTGTGAACCAACGGTAAACTCCAACCACTTTGAAAATTGTAAGTGGATCTCAACCTTAATTTCTGATTGTGATGAAATCACTATGTTCATTCTAAATCATGGCAAGGCCCTCACTTTGTTCCAAAAGCATTCAAATCATATGTTGGTTAAAACGGCCGAGACTCATTTTGCATCCCATGTCATCATGGCCCAAAGGTTATTGTTGGTTAAAACTTCTCTTGAAAAAACAGTTTTAGATCCTAACTGGAAAACATTTAGAAAAACAAACTTAGAGTTCAAGGCTGATCATGTTAAGGAGTGTGTAATTTCTGATCGATGGTGGGATAAACTTGAGTATTTTATAGGCTTCACATCTCCTATATATAACATGATAAGGTTGGGAGATACTGATACTCCATGTTTGCACTTAATTTATGATATGTGGGACACAATGATTGAGGAAGTAAGGGAAAAAGTTTTTAAGGAAGAGGGGGTAGATTTAAAAATGGGTGAATCTTCATTTTTTAATGGTATTCAACATATTTTGGAAGCAAGGTGGAATAAAAGTAACACCCCTCTTCATTGCATGGCTCATTCACTTGTTCCTAAATATTATATTCAAACATGGTTGGAAAGTGGTAGTGGAATTGTTCCGAGAGTGGCCCCAAATGAGGCCAGGAGGTTTCTCTTAATAGGGCCAAGTGCTTTAAAAAAATGTTTCCAAATCCAGATGATTTAA